The following coding sequences are from one Streptomyces venezuelae window:
- a CDS encoding aspartate aminotransferase family protein, whose product MTKGLDTEGAKEFNLGRLLAERGAERYELHTRHLNHQLPRMLHTIGFDKVYERAEGAYFWDAEGNDYLDMLAGFGVMGLGRHHPVVRKALHDVLDASLADLTRFDCQPLPGLLAEQLLGHSPHLDRVFFGNSGTEAVETALKFARYATGRPRVLYCSHAFHGLTTGSLSVNGEAGFRDGFAPLLPDTAVPLGDLDALAAELRKGDVAGLIVEPIQGKGVHETPPGYLRAAQELLHRHKALLIADEVQTGLGRTGDFYAYQHEEGVEPDLVCVAKALSGGYVPVGATLGKDWIFKKVYSSMDRVLVHSASFGSNAQAMAAGLAVLSVLENEKVVENARVTGELLKSRLAALVGRYELLSEVRGRGLMIGIEFGRPKSLKLRGRWTMLQAARKGLFAQMVVVPLLQKHRILTQVSGDHLEVIKLIPPLTVGEREVDRFVDAFTAVMEDAHSGGGLMWDFGRTLVKQAVANR is encoded by the coding sequence ATGACCAAGGGGCTCGACACCGAGGGCGCCAAGGAGTTCAACCTCGGCAGACTGCTGGCCGAGCGGGGCGCCGAACGGTACGAACTGCACACCCGGCACCTCAACCACCAGCTGCCGCGCATGCTGCACACCATCGGCTTCGACAAGGTCTACGAACGGGCCGAGGGCGCGTACTTCTGGGACGCGGAGGGCAACGACTACCTCGACATGCTCGCGGGCTTCGGCGTCATGGGTCTCGGCAGGCACCACCCGGTCGTCCGAAAGGCGCTGCACGACGTCCTCGACGCCTCGCTCGCCGACCTCACCCGCTTCGACTGCCAGCCGCTGCCCGGCCTGCTCGCCGAGCAACTGCTCGGGCACAGCCCGCACCTGGACCGGGTCTTCTTCGGCAACAGTGGCACCGAGGCGGTCGAGACGGCTCTGAAGTTCGCCCGCTACGCGACCGGCAGGCCGCGGGTGCTCTACTGCTCGCACGCCTTCCACGGGCTCACCACCGGCTCCCTCTCCGTCAACGGCGAGGCCGGTTTCCGGGACGGCTTCGCGCCGCTGCTGCCCGACACCGCGGTCCCGCTCGGCGACCTGGACGCGCTCGCCGCGGAGCTGAGGAAGGGCGACGTCGCCGGGCTGATCGTCGAACCCATCCAGGGCAAGGGCGTGCACGAGACCCCGCCCGGCTATCTGCGCGCCGCGCAGGAGCTGCTCCACCGCCACAAGGCGCTCCTGATCGCCGACGAGGTGCAGACCGGTCTCGGCAGGACCGGCGACTTCTACGCCTACCAGCACGAGGAGGGCGTCGAGCCCGACCTGGTCTGCGTCGCCAAGGCGTTGTCCGGCGGCTACGTGCCGGTCGGCGCGACCCTGGGCAAGGACTGGATCTTCAAGAAGGTCTACTCCTCGATGGACCGGGTGCTCGTGCACTCGGCGAGCTTCGGCTCCAACGCGCAGGCCATGGCGGCGGGGCTCGCCGTGCTCTCGGTGCTGGAGAACGAGAAGGTCGTCGAGAACGCCCGGGTGACGGGTGAGCTCCTCAAGTCCCGGCTCGCCGCCCTCGTCGGCCGCTACGAGCTGCTGAGCGAGGTGCGCGGCCGGGGGCTGATGATCGGCATCGAGTTCGGGCGCCCCAAGTCGCTCAAGCTGCGCGGCCGGTGGACGATGCTGCAGGCGGCCCGCAAGGGACTCTTCGCGCAGATGGTCGTCGTACCGCTGCTGCAGAAGCACCGCATCCTCACCCAGGTCTCCGGGGACCACCTGGAGGTCATCAAGCTGATCCCGCCGCTGACCGTGGGGGAGCGGGAGGTGGACCGCTTCGTGGACGCCTTCACCGCGGTGATGGAGGACGCGCACAGCGGCGGCGGACTGATGTGGGACTTCGGCAGGACGCTGGTGAAGCAGGCGGTCGCGAACCGGTAG
- a CDS encoding CGNR zinc finger domain-containing protein, producing the protein MHLNPYGEDAVNLAAELANRRPADAEELADRCRAAGLVLERPVAHADLVRALEALDAWEKVVDAVDEHERAELVNAMLAAAAAYPRLTDHAGSGWHLHYREADRRLGDLLFSLISVGTALHLAGRGMHRLRRCAVTGCTAVFADTSRTGRQRYCSQRCANRDAVRRHRARAA; encoded by the coding sequence ATGCATCTCAACCCTTACGGCGAGGACGCCGTGAACCTGGCCGCCGAGCTGGCCAACCGCCGGCCTGCCGACGCGGAGGAACTCGCGGACCGCTGCCGTGCCGCGGGGCTGGTACTGGAGCGCCCGGTGGCGCACGCCGACCTGGTGCGTGCGCTGGAGGCCCTGGACGCCTGGGAGAAGGTCGTCGACGCGGTCGACGAGCACGAGCGGGCCGAGCTGGTCAACGCCATGCTGGCCGCGGCGGCGGCGTATCCGCGGCTGACCGACCACGCGGGCAGCGGCTGGCACCTGCACTACCGCGAGGCGGACCGGCGCCTGGGCGACCTGCTGTTCTCACTGATCTCGGTGGGCACGGCACTGCATCTGGCGGGGCGGGGCATGCACCGGCTGCGGCGGTGCGCGGTGACCGGGTGCACGGCGGTCTTCGCCGACACCTCGCGCACGGGGCGGCAGCGCTACTGCTCGCAGCGCTGCGCCAATCGCGACGCGGTACGCAGACACCGCGCACGCGCCGCGTGA
- a CDS encoding ArsR/SmtB family transcription factor, whose amino-acid sequence MDAAFKALADPVRRQLLDRLRDRNGQTLRELCAGLDMARQSVSKHLAVLEAAELVTTTRQGRAKLHYLNAAPINAITERWISRFDRERAHALADLKRALEHPTMDSDSTTFVYTTYIRTTPERLWQALTDPAFTRRYWGVSFGTDWTPGSPMTWTETGATTEDPEQVVLVHEPHRRLAYTWHTFSPQWAEANGIDEELRARLASERRSQVTFDLEPEGDRVKLTVTHEFDGAGTLKSMCSQGWPAILSSLKTLLETGEPLA is encoded by the coding sequence GTGGACGCGGCGTTCAAGGCGCTGGCCGATCCGGTCCGGCGACAGCTGCTGGACCGGCTGCGGGACCGCAACGGACAGACCCTGCGGGAGCTGTGCGCGGGCCTCGACATGGCCCGGCAGTCGGTCAGCAAGCACCTCGCGGTCCTGGAGGCCGCCGAACTCGTGACCACGACGCGGCAGGGACGGGCGAAGCTGCACTACCTGAACGCCGCTCCGATCAACGCCATCACCGAACGGTGGATCAGCCGGTTCGACCGCGAACGGGCCCACGCCCTCGCGGACCTGAAGAGAGCATTGGAGCACCCGACGATGGACAGCGACAGCACGACGTTCGTGTACACGACGTACATCCGCACCACCCCCGAGCGGCTCTGGCAGGCCCTGACCGACCCGGCCTTCACCCGCCGGTACTGGGGCGTGAGCTTCGGCACCGACTGGACCCCTGGCTCCCCGATGACCTGGACCGAGACGGGCGCCACGACCGAGGACCCCGAGCAGGTCGTCCTCGTCCACGAGCCGCACCGCAGGCTGGCGTACACCTGGCACACCTTCAGCCCGCAGTGGGCCGAGGCGAACGGCATCGACGAGGAACTCCGCGCCCGGCTCGCGAGCGAGCGCCGTTCACAGGTCACCTTCGACCTGGAGCCCGAGGGCGACCGCGTGAAGCTGACCGTCACGCACGAGTTCGACGGAGCGGGCACGCTGAAGTCCATGTGCAGCCAGGGCTGGCCCGCCATCCTCTCCAGCCTCAAGACCCTTCTGGAGACCGGCGAACCCCTGGCCTGA
- a CDS encoding SGNH/GDSL hydrolase family protein, translating to MINSYAAVGDSFTEGVGDPAPDGTFVGWADRLAVLLDDRVPEHTFRYANLAVRGKLLDQIVEDQVPRAKELAPDLVSFCAGGNDIIRPGTDPDEVAERFERAVADLSSAVGTVMVTTGFDTRGVAVLKHLRGKIATYNMHVRAIADRYGCPVLDLWSLKTVQDRRAWDGDRLHLSAEGHTRVALRAAQVLGLDVPADPDQAWPPLPPRGTLEVRRDDIHWAREYLVPWIGRRIRGESSGDHVEAKGFRNIDALKMQIHAGS from the coding sequence GTGATCAACTCCTACGCAGCGGTCGGCGACAGCTTCACCGAAGGCGTGGGCGACCCGGCCCCCGACGGCACCTTCGTCGGCTGGGCCGACCGCCTCGCGGTCCTGCTGGACGACCGGGTGCCCGAGCACACCTTCCGCTATGCCAACCTCGCCGTCCGCGGCAAACTCCTCGACCAGATCGTCGAGGACCAGGTGCCGCGCGCCAAGGAGCTCGCCCCCGACCTGGTGAGCTTCTGCGCCGGGGGCAACGACATCATCCGGCCCGGCACCGACCCCGACGAGGTCGCCGAGCGGTTCGAGCGGGCCGTCGCCGACCTCTCGTCGGCCGTGGGCACGGTCATGGTGACCACCGGCTTCGACACCCGCGGCGTCGCGGTCCTCAAGCACCTGCGCGGCAAGATCGCCACGTACAACATGCACGTCCGTGCCATCGCGGACCGCTACGGCTGCCCCGTCCTCGACCTGTGGTCCCTCAAGACCGTCCAGGACCGCCGGGCGTGGGACGGCGACCGGCTGCACCTCTCCGCCGAGGGCCACACGCGCGTGGCACTGCGGGCCGCCCAGGTCCTGGGGCTCGACGTGCCCGCCGACCCCGACCAGGCGTGGCCGCCGCTGCCGCCGCGCGGCACGCTGGAGGTGCGTCGCGACGACATCCACTGGGCACGCGAGTACCTGGTGCCGTGGATCGGACGGCGCATCCGCGGCGAGAGCTCGGGGGACCACGTGGAGGCGAAGGGCTTCCGCAACATCGACGCCCTCAAGATGCAGATCCACGCCGGCTCCTGA
- a CDS encoding DUF6126 family protein, translated as MEEKFPRGLWVRLIIYVAVGHVFAAFLYLLFEVGANSK; from the coding sequence ATGGAGGAGAAGTTTCCCCGCGGGCTCTGGGTCCGTCTGATCATCTATGTGGCGGTCGGCCACGTCTTCGCGGCCTTCCTCTACCTGCTGTTCGAGGTGGGCGCGAACAGCAAGTAG
- a CDS encoding MBL fold metallo-hydrolase, with protein MSRFLIPGLRSLRSAAFGADPSGARLARIRRSPNFSVAEGSFQNPVGARTRPTGSTLEFAKIYFRKEERVRRGPAGTVPVHATTLADLAKPPVGGLRVTWMGHSSVLVEIDGRRVLFDPVWGERCSPFSFAGPKRLHPVPVPLEALGPVDAVVISHDHYDHLDMPTIKALTGTDTVFAVPLGVGAHLERWGVPADRLRELDWHESAKVSGLTLTATPARHFCGRGLRNQQHTLWASWVVAGSEHRVYHSGDTGYFAGFQEIGAAHGPFDVTMIQIGAYSEYWPDIHMTPAEGMQAHLDLQGGEPRGVLLPIHWGTFNLAPHAWSEPGEDTMAAARRAGAAIALPCPGEPFEPGSGSVPTAPWWRGVALTPKGGWPEPAVADAAATERRRPSDSGEPEAAPVG; from the coding sequence GTGTCCCGGTTCCTGATCCCCGGGCTGCGCTCGCTGCGGTCCGCTGCCTTCGGAGCGGATCCCTCGGGTGCCCGGCTGGCACGCATCCGCAGGTCGCCGAATTTCTCGGTGGCGGAGGGGTCCTTCCAGAACCCCGTGGGGGCGCGGACCCGGCCGACCGGGTCGACCCTGGAGTTCGCCAAGATCTACTTCCGCAAGGAGGAGCGTGTACGCCGCGGACCGGCCGGTACGGTTCCCGTGCACGCCACGACCCTCGCCGACCTCGCCAAGCCGCCGGTCGGCGGATTGCGCGTCACCTGGATGGGTCACTCCAGCGTCCTGGTCGAGATCGACGGGCGCCGCGTCCTCTTCGACCCGGTGTGGGGTGAGCGGTGCTCGCCCTTCTCCTTCGCGGGTCCCAAAAGGCTGCACCCGGTGCCGGTGCCGCTGGAGGCGCTCGGTCCTGTCGACGCGGTGGTCATCTCGCACGACCACTACGACCACCTGGACATGCCCACCATCAAGGCCCTCACCGGCACGGACACGGTGTTCGCGGTGCCGCTCGGCGTCGGCGCCCACCTGGAGCGGTGGGGCGTACCGGCCGACCGCCTGCGCGAACTGGACTGGCACGAGTCGGCGAAGGTCTCGGGGCTGACCCTCACGGCCACCCCGGCCCGCCACTTCTGCGGCCGCGGCCTGCGCAACCAGCAGCACACGCTGTGGGCGTCGTGGGTGGTGGCCGGGTCCGAGCACCGCGTCTACCACAGCGGCGACACGGGGTACTTCGCCGGTTTCCAGGAGATCGGTGCCGCACACGGGCCGTTCGACGTGACGATGATCCAGATCGGCGCGTACTCCGAGTACTGGCCCGACATCCACATGACCCCGGCCGAGGGCATGCAGGCCCACCTCGACCTCCAGGGCGGCGAGCCGCGCGGTGTGCTCCTGCCGATCCACTGGGGGACGTTCAACCTCGCCCCGCACGCCTGGTCGGAGCCGGGTGAGGACACGATGGCGGCGGCGCGCCGCGCGGGCGCCGCCATCGCCCTGCCCTGCCCCGGTGAGCCCTTCGAGCCCGGGTCAGGGTCCGTCCCGACGGCGCCGTGGTGGCGGGGCGTCGCCCTCACCCCGAAGGGCGGCTGGCCGGAGCCGGCCGTGGCGGACGCCGCCGCAACCGAACGGAGGCGCCCGTCGGACAGCGGGGAGCCGGAGGCGGCGCCGGTGGGGTGA
- the dxs gene encoding 1-deoxy-D-xylulose-5-phosphate synthase: protein MTILDTIRGPRDLKGLSGAELDELAGEIREFLVHAVARTGGHLGPNLGVVELSIALHRVFESPVDRLVWDTGHQSYVHKLLTGRQDFSKLRGKGGLSGYPSREESEHDIVENSHASTALGWADGLAKARQVLGERGHVVAVIGDGALTGGMAWEALNNIAAAKNRPLIIVVNDNERSYAPTIGGLANHLATLRTTDGYERVLAWGKDILQRTPLVGQTLYESLHGAKKGFKDAFAPQGMFEDLGLKYVGPIDGHDIGAVESALRRAKRFHGPVIVHCLTEKGRGYEPALADEADRFHTVGVMDPLTCEPLAPSNGPSWTSVFGDEIVRIGAEREDVVAITAAMLGPVGLTKFAAAHPDRVWDVGIAEQHAAVSAAGLATGGLHPVVAVYATFLNRAFDQLLMDVALHRCGVTFVLDRAGVTGVDGASHNGMWDMSILQVVPGLRIAAPRDADQLRAQLREAVAVDDAPTLLRFPKESVGPAIPAVGRVGGMDVLLQESDAEGEAGADVLLVAVGVMAPVCLQAAELLRERGLRCTVVDPRWVKPVDPELPGLAARHRLVAVVEDNSRASGVGAAVALALGDAEVDVPVRRFGIPEQFLAHAKRGEVLADLGLTPVEIAGRVSATLTADRGAHQQGPGKEYTV from the coding sequence ATGACCATTCTCGACACCATCAGGGGGCCACGGGACCTGAAGGGGCTCTCCGGGGCGGAGCTCGACGAACTGGCAGGGGAGATCAGGGAGTTCCTGGTGCACGCGGTCGCCAGGACGGGAGGCCATCTCGGCCCCAATCTGGGGGTGGTGGAGCTCTCCATCGCCCTGCACCGCGTCTTCGAGTCGCCGGTCGACCGGCTCGTGTGGGACACCGGCCACCAGAGCTACGTGCACAAACTGCTCACCGGGCGTCAGGACTTCTCCAAACTCCGCGGCAAGGGCGGCCTCTCCGGCTACCCCTCGCGCGAGGAGTCCGAGCACGACATCGTCGAGAACAGCCACGCGTCGACCGCGCTCGGCTGGGCGGACGGCCTCGCCAAGGCGCGGCAGGTCCTCGGCGAGCGCGGCCACGTCGTCGCCGTCATCGGGGACGGCGCGCTCACCGGCGGCATGGCCTGGGAGGCGCTGAACAACATCGCGGCCGCGAAGAACCGGCCGTTGATCATCGTCGTCAACGACAACGAACGCTCGTACGCGCCCACCATCGGCGGCCTCGCCAACCACCTCGCGACGCTCCGCACGACCGACGGCTACGAGCGCGTCCTCGCCTGGGGCAAGGACATCCTGCAGCGCACACCCCTCGTGGGGCAGACGCTGTACGAGTCGCTGCACGGCGCCAAGAAGGGGTTCAAGGACGCGTTCGCGCCGCAGGGCATGTTCGAGGACCTGGGGCTCAAGTACGTCGGGCCGATCGACGGGCACGACATCGGAGCCGTCGAGTCGGCCCTGCGCCGGGCGAAGCGCTTCCACGGCCCCGTCATCGTCCACTGTCTCACCGAGAAGGGCCGCGGCTACGAACCCGCGCTCGCCGACGAGGCGGACCGCTTCCACACCGTCGGCGTCATGGACCCGCTCACCTGCGAACCGCTCGCGCCGTCCAACGGCCCGTCCTGGACCTCGGTGTTCGGGGACGAGATCGTCCGCATCGGCGCCGAGCGCGAGGACGTCGTCGCCATCACCGCGGCCATGCTGGGCCCGGTCGGCCTGACGAAGTTCGCGGCGGCCCACCCCGACCGGGTGTGGGACGTCGGCATCGCCGAGCAGCACGCCGCCGTGTCGGCCGCCGGGCTCGCCACGGGCGGCCTGCACCCGGTCGTCGCCGTGTACGCCACGTTCCTCAACCGCGCCTTCGACCAGCTCCTGATGGACGTGGCGCTGCACCGGTGCGGGGTCACGTTCGTGCTCGACCGGGCCGGGGTCACCGGTGTCGACGGCGCCTCGCACAACGGCATGTGGGACATGTCGATCCTCCAGGTCGTGCCGGGGCTGCGGATCGCCGCGCCACGCGACGCCGACCAGCTGAGGGCGCAGCTGCGGGAAGCGGTCGCCGTGGACGACGCGCCGACGCTCCTGCGGTTCCCCAAGGAGTCGGTGGGGCCCGCGATCCCGGCCGTGGGCCGGGTCGGCGGCATGGACGTCCTGCTCCAGGAGTCGGACGCGGAAGGCGAGGCGGGCGCGGATGTGCTGCTCGTCGCCGTCGGGGTGATGGCGCCGGTCTGTCTGCAGGCCGCCGAGCTGCTCCGGGAGCGCGGTCTGCGCTGCACCGTCGTCGACCCGCGCTGGGTCAAGCCCGTCGACCCGGAGCTGCCCGGCCTCGCCGCACGGCACCGCCTCGTCGCCGTCGTCGAGGACAACAGCCGCGCCTCCGGGGTCGGCGCGGCGGTCGCGCTCGCGCTCGGCGACGCCGAAGTCGACGTACCGGTACGGCGGTTCGGCATCCCCGAACAGTTCCTGGCGCACGCCAAGCGGGGCGAGGTCCTCGCCGACCTGGGGCTCACCCCCGTCGAGATCGCCGGCCGCGTCAGCGCCACGCTGACCGCCGACCGGGGCGCGCACCAGCAGGGTCCAGGCAAGGAGTACACCGTATGA
- a CDS encoding tyrosine-protein phosphatase, with product MTQESPPTELAALVELSEPDLAGVRNFRDVGELPTVDGRHVRRGVLFRSGHLAHATAEDAAFLASLGLHTIFDFRNAADQRLEGPDIELPGVRNVNLPLTDPADGAEFWKMVRDGDLDQLRSILSDGRGADRMGAAYRAIIKERTAEHSKVLHALAEDSVPALMHCAAGKDRAGLSIAVTLLAVGVERDAIEADYLKSNVKHRRYKVHRSDSSPNAMSPEVMELLDPLFDARAEYLAVAYETIEETWGDVDTYLSTGLKLSPETRERLRERLLD from the coding sequence GTGACGCAGGAGTCCCCGCCGACAGAGCTGGCAGCACTGGTGGAGCTGTCGGAGCCCGACCTCGCCGGAGTGCGCAACTTCCGTGACGTGGGCGAGCTGCCGACCGTGGACGGCCGGCACGTGCGCCGGGGCGTGCTCTTCCGCAGCGGCCACCTGGCGCACGCCACCGCGGAGGACGCCGCGTTCCTCGCGTCGCTGGGCCTGCACACGATCTTCGACTTCCGCAACGCCGCCGACCAGCGCCTCGAGGGCCCCGACATCGAGCTGCCCGGCGTGCGCAACGTGAATCTGCCGCTGACCGACCCGGCCGACGGCGCCGAGTTCTGGAAGATGGTGCGCGACGGCGACCTCGACCAGCTGCGCTCGATCCTCTCCGACGGCAGGGGCGCCGACCGGATGGGCGCCGCGTACCGGGCGATCATCAAGGAGCGCACCGCCGAGCATAGCAAGGTGCTGCACGCGCTCGCCGAGGACAGCGTGCCCGCCCTGATGCACTGCGCGGCGGGCAAGGACCGCGCGGGCCTGTCCATAGCCGTCACGCTCCTCGCCGTGGGCGTGGAGCGTGACGCGATCGAGGCGGACTACCTCAAGTCGAACGTGAAGCACCGCCGCTACAAGGTGCACCGCTCCGACAGCTCACCGAACGCGATGTCGCCCGAGGTCATGGAGCTCCTCGACCCGCTCTTCGACGCCCGCGCCGAGTACCTGGCGGTGGCGTACGAGACGATCGAGGAGACCTGGGGCGACGTGGACACGTACCTCTCGACGGGTCTGAAGCTCAGCCCCGAGACGCGCGAGCGGCTGCGCGAGCGTCTCCTCGACTGA
- a CDS encoding helix-turn-helix domain-containing protein: protein MSPAEPKEPAPPPEAAEALPAVAPQLRELRRRASLTLEAAARTAGLSPAHLSRLETGQRQPSLPMLLTLARVYGTTVSELLGETVADRDAVVRASDMEPTAAGGWTYWQAGAPGRGMQALRVHVPHGAQGDIVRVHPGEEWLYVLKGRLRLHLGDTAHLLGPGDSAHFDSLTPHRIAAADPGGADLLFVHTLLQSPATALCLGGPTQGDPT, encoded by the coding sequence ATGAGCCCTGCCGAGCCCAAGGAGCCCGCGCCGCCGCCCGAGGCGGCCGAAGCGCTCCCCGCCGTGGCGCCCCAGCTGCGTGAACTGCGCCGCCGCGCCTCCCTGACCCTGGAGGCCGCCGCCCGCACGGCCGGGCTCTCGCCCGCCCACCTCTCCCGCCTGGAGACCGGGCAGCGCCAGCCCTCGCTGCCGATGCTGCTCACGCTCGCACGCGTCTACGGTACGACGGTCTCGGAGCTCCTCGGCGAGACGGTCGCGGACCGGGACGCGGTCGTCCGCGCGTCGGACATGGAACCGACCGCGGCCGGCGGCTGGACCTACTGGCAGGCGGGCGCCCCGGGCCGCGGCATGCAGGCACTGCGCGTGCACGTGCCGCACGGGGCGCAGGGCGACATCGTGCGCGTCCACCCCGGTGAGGAGTGGCTGTACGTCCTGAAGGGGCGGCTGCGGCTGCACCTGGGGGACACCGCGCACCTCCTCGGGCCGGGGGACAGCGCGCACTTCGACTCGCTGACCCCGCACCGGATCGCCGCCGCCGACCCGGGTGGCGCCGATCTCCTCTTCGTCCACACGCTGCTGCAGAGCCCCGCCACCGCGCTGTGCCTCGGCGGCCCCACTCAGGGAGACCCGACATGA
- a CDS encoding SIMPL domain-containing protein: MRSVRSVRSVSALALAFAALGLPGAPAVAAPTAPAARPAAAVAPAPATVSVTGAGSASSAPDMAVLTAGIEVTRPTAHKALMEQSAAAEVLLAAARAAGVDERDIRTENLSLSAVYRDRDGDPGQYEATGPRGEGELFVGHRATQMFSLVVRDIEKTGAVVRAVADAPGDASRIHAVAFDVQHPEELRARARSSAYEDARSRAAQYARLSGRGLGRLLSLEESDGGRPRPVPVPVSSFSKESVPVAPGRIRDEVSVTAVYELR, translated from the coding sequence ATGCGCTCAGTACGTTCCGTACGTTCCGTCAGTGCCCTGGCCCTCGCGTTCGCCGCTCTCGGGCTGCCGGGCGCCCCCGCCGTCGCCGCCCCGACCGCACCCGCCGCCCGCCCGGCCGCCGCCGTGGCCCCCGCGCCGGCGACGGTGAGCGTGACCGGGGCGGGCAGCGCGTCATCCGCACCCGACATGGCCGTGCTCACCGCCGGCATCGAGGTCACCCGGCCGACGGCGCACAAGGCGCTCATGGAGCAGAGCGCCGCGGCCGAGGTGCTCCTCGCCGCCGCACGCGCGGCGGGCGTCGACGAGCGCGACATCAGGACCGAGAACCTCTCGCTGTCCGCGGTGTACCGCGACCGGGACGGCGACCCGGGCCAGTACGAGGCCACGGGGCCGAGGGGCGAGGGCGAACTCTTCGTCGGCCACCGGGCCACGCAGATGTTCTCCCTGGTCGTCCGGGACATCGAGAAGACCGGCGCCGTGGTCCGCGCCGTCGCCGACGCACCCGGCGACGCGAGCCGCATCCACGCCGTCGCCTTCGACGTCCAGCACCCGGAGGAGCTGCGCGCCAGGGCCCGCTCGTCGGCGTACGAGGACGCGAGGAGCAGAGCCGCGCAGTACGCCCGGCTGAGCGGCCGGGGCCTGGGCCGGCTGCTCTCGCTGGAGGAGAGCGACGGCGGGCGCCCGCGTCCCGTGCCGGTCCCGGTGAGCTCCTTCTCGAAGGAGTCGGTCCCGGTGGCGCCGGGACGCATCCGGGACGAGGTCTCGGTGACGGCGGTGTACGAGCTGCGGTGA
- the hpnH gene encoding adenosyl-hopene transferase HpnH, with translation MAMPLRQSIKVATYLFEQKLRKRDKFPLIVELEPLFACNLKCEGCGKIQHPAGVLKQRMPVAQAVGAVLESGAPMVSIAGGEPLMHPQIDEIVRQLVARKKYVFLCTNAMLLRKKIEKFEPSPYFAFAVHIDGMRERHDESVAKEGVFDEAVAAIKEAKRRGFRVTTNSTFFNTDTPQTIIEVLNFLNDDLQVDEMMLSPAYAYEKAPDQEHFLGVEQTRELFKKAFAGGNRLRWRLNHSPLFLDFLEGKADFPCTAWAIPNYSLFGWQRPCYLMSDGYVPTYRQLIEETDWDKYGRGKDPRCANCMAHCGYEPTAVLATMGSLKESIRAARETVSGNRG, from the coding sequence ATGGCCATGCCGCTTCGTCAGTCCATCAAGGTCGCTACGTATCTCTTTGAACAGAAGCTGCGCAAGCGCGACAAGTTCCCGCTGATCGTCGAATTGGAACCGCTCTTCGCCTGCAACCTGAAGTGTGAGGGCTGCGGGAAGATCCAGCATCCGGCCGGGGTGCTCAAGCAGCGCATGCCGGTGGCCCAGGCCGTGGGCGCCGTTCTCGAATCCGGTGCCCCCATGGTGTCCATCGCGGGCGGCGAGCCGCTGATGCACCCTCAGATCGACGAGATCGTGCGCCAGTTGGTGGCGCGGAAGAAGTACGTCTTCCTCTGCACCAACGCGATGCTGCTGCGCAAGAAGATCGAGAAGTTCGAGCCCTCGCCGTATTTCGCGTTCGCCGTGCACATCGACGGAATGCGGGAGCGGCACGACGAGTCCGTCGCGAAGGAAGGCGTCTTCGACGAGGCCGTGGCCGCCATCAAGGAGGCCAAGCGGCGCGGTTTCCGGGTCACCACCAATTCGACGTTCTTCAACACCGACACCCCGCAGACCATCATCGAGGTCCTCAACTTCCTCAACGACGACCTGCAGGTCGACGAGATGATGCTGTCGCCCGCCTACGCCTACGAGAAGGCGCCCGACCAGGAGCACTTCCTCGGTGTCGAGCAGACCCGCGAGCTCTTCAAGAAGGCCTTCGCGGGCGGCAACAGGCTGCGCTGGCGGCTCAACCACTCGCCGCTCTTCCTGGACTTCCTGGAGGGCAAGGCGGACTTCCCGTGCACCGCGTGGGCCATCCCGAACTACTCGCTGTTCGGCTGGCAGCGCCCGTGCTACCTGATGAGCGACGGGTACGTCCCCACGTACCGCCAGCTCATCGAGGAGACCGACTGGGACAAGTACGGTCGCGGCAAGGACCCGCGCTGCGCCAACTGCATGGCGCACTGCGGTTACGAACCGACGGCGGTCCTCGCCACCATGGGCTCCCTCAAGGAGTCCATCCGCGCGGCCCGCGAGACGGTCTCCGGAAACCGCGGGTGA